The following coding sequences lie in one Ignavibacteria bacterium genomic window:
- a CDS encoding GWxTD domain-containing protein has product MKKVLVYLLFFIVPAISLSQVENVSRLAVRTVNPFFYYNALNFIDEDSSLTRIDLYIQVPYTQLTFIKDGNSFQSIYEISAGIYDQNDKIITEKIWSERITLASYSESISRGGSNISLRSFRLQPGTYKIKIYMEDRESKRNATANAELNVRDFRTYSFSVSDILLVKDYSEIAGTRRIIPNITNNIVFSDSGFYIFWEFYKQSEDSLYNVNCKIKNQDGQVILDFDTPYKFLTNKNPVFLKIQKQDFKLGEYVVTVSAISNNSNEGPYNVSKKIFSRWIGVPKSVVDLNKAIEQMIYITSRENIENMLSIKEEPERFNIFMDFWKSKDPTPSTADNELMDEYYGRIDYSTKNFSNYMEGWKTDMGMVFVILGPPNNVDRYPFNYDTPAHEVWEYYNLNRKFVFVDYSGFGDYRLLNRDYSEWFKYR; this is encoded by the coding sequence ATGAAAAAAGTGTTAGTGTATTTATTATTTTTTATCGTACCTGCAATTTCTTTGTCACAAGTGGAAAATGTTTCGAGACTTGCAGTTCGAACCGTTAATCCATTTTTCTATTATAACGCATTAAATTTTATTGATGAAGATTCTTCGTTAACACGTATTGATCTGTATATCCAAGTTCCGTATACACAATTAACATTTATAAAAGATGGTAATTCATTCCAATCAATTTACGAAATAAGTGCTGGCATTTACGATCAAAACGACAAGATCATTACAGAAAAAATTTGGAGTGAGAGGATAACACTCGCGTCTTATTCCGAGTCAATTTCACGCGGCGGGAGTAATATCAGCTTGAGATCATTCCGACTGCAGCCCGGTACTTACAAAATCAAGATTTACATGGAAGATCGTGAATCAAAGCGAAATGCAACCGCAAATGCAGAATTAAATGTTAGAGATTTTAGGACTTACAGTTTCTCAGTAAGCGATATTCTACTGGTTAAAGATTATTCAGAAATTGCGGGCACAAGAAGAATTATTCCAAATATTACTAACAATATTGTCTTCAGCGATAGCGGCTTTTATATTTTCTGGGAATTTTATAAACAATCAGAGGATTCGCTATATAATGTAAATTGTAAAATCAAGAATCAGGATGGACAGGTGATACTGGATTTTGATACTCCATACAAATTTCTGACAAATAAAAATCCGGTGTTTTTAAAAATTCAAAAACAAGATTTCAAACTCGGCGAATATGTTGTAACCGTCTCGGCAATTTCGAATAATTCGAATGAAGGTCCTTATAATGTTTCCAAAAAAATATTTTCGAGATGGATTGGCGTTCCCAAAAGCGTAGTCGACTTAAACAAAGCAATCGAACAGATGATATACATCACTTCACGGGAGAATATTGAAAATATGTTGAGTATTAAAGAGGAGCCAGAAAGATTTAACATATTCATGGATTTTTGGAAATCAAAAGATCCTACTCCTTCTACTGCTGATAATGAATTGATGGATGAGTACTATGGAAGAATTGATTATTCAACAAAAAATTTTTCTAATTATATGGAAGGATGGAAAACTGACATGGGAATGGTGTTCGTTATTCTGGGCCCGCCGAATAATGTTGACCGTTATCCATTCAATTATGATACCCCAGCACATGAAGTTTGGGAATATTATAATCTAAACAGAAAATTTGTTTTTGTTGATTACAGCGGTTTTGGTGATTATCGCTTGTTGAATCGCGATTATTCAGAATGGTTTAAATACAGATAG
- a CDS encoding carbohydrate kinase family protein has protein sequence MSAYRSDIIVLGTIVFDIFVPEVSAFPKKGSAVAMSDFPTSIGGCGVNSAIVLSQLGAKVSLIGSSGKDIFGKYILEELSKCNVDSSMLNVDEKFPTSTSILFIDKKGERSYLHSSGANKKIIINDDVLAGISSAKIFHIGGALLIPGFDGKLMSNTLKWAKKNKTLTSVDLGWDTSNKWMKKLNSSLPSIDILMLNDAELKALTKKRNLETAVNFLHTLGPKVIVIKLGKKGAFVSKDLLKVHVPAINVKAIDSTAAGDSFAAGFLFSILKGGNLIDSVKLGNTLGALAVQKYGSLSTGVIFSKVLNFAKQNYDFNGLA, from the coding sequence ATGTCCGCATATAGATCAGATATAATTGTATTAGGGACAATTGTATTCGACATTTTTGTACCTGAAGTAAGCGCTTTTCCCAAAAAAGGAAGTGCGGTTGCTATGAGTGATTTTCCGACAAGCATTGGTGGGTGCGGAGTTAATTCCGCAATTGTTCTCTCACAGCTTGGAGCAAAAGTTTCACTTATTGGGAGTTCCGGAAAAGATATTTTCGGTAAATATATTTTAGAGGAATTAAGTAAGTGTAATGTCGATTCATCCATGCTGAATGTTGATGAAAAATTTCCAACCTCAACGTCAATTTTGTTCATCGATAAAAAGGGGGAACGAAGTTATTTGCATAGTTCGGGTGCTAATAAAAAAATTATAATTAATGACGATGTACTAGCTGGAATTTCATCTGCAAAAATTTTTCATATCGGCGGTGCTTTGCTTATTCCCGGTTTTGACGGTAAATTAATGTCCAATACTCTTAAATGGGCGAAGAAGAATAAAACTCTAACTTCTGTTGATCTCGGATGGGATACATCTAATAAATGGATGAAAAAATTGAATTCTTCTCTTCCATCCATCGATATTCTAATGCTGAATGATGCTGAGCTAAAAGCTTTAACCAAAAAAAGAAATTTAGAAACCGCAGTGAATTTTCTACATACTCTTGGGCCAAAAGTAATTGTCATCAAGCTTGGGAAAAAAGGTGCTTTCGTTTCAAAAGATCTTTTAAAAGTTCATGTCCCAGCAATTAATGTTAAGGCAATTGATTCGACGGCTGCCGGTGATAGTTTTGCCGCCGGATTTTTATTCTCAATTCTTAAAGGTGGAAATTTAATTGACAGCGTTAAGCTTGGCAACACGCTTGGTGCATTAGCTGTTCAAAAATATGGTTCGCTTTCAACAGGAGTAATTTTTTCTAAAGTTTTGAATTTTGCAAAGCAGAATTATGATTTTAACGGTCTCGCTTAA
- a CDS encoding 1-phosphofructokinase family hexose kinase, with the protein MILTVSLNPLLEKTFFYDKVNYNDVNRASSILLSAGGKGINVSRQLNHLRVDNLATGFLGGENGKRIKSILHKENIKNSFHRIKSETREGIVIVDSNNVHTSFFEPDPFISKIEVDEFIGKTKKSILNSEMIIISGSAPENPNGEDCSRIFAELIAFGNELDKFTIVDTYGKKLNQIYSNPPLVAHANIKEVETSLGISISNEDDMINFLKSDVIGGIKIYFLTNGEQPFFAVNQKYIYRIEPLEVNTLNSTGSGDAFMAGLIFGLHHNQPFEDILRFATVCGSLNASMMEVCRVPLDEIMRELNQVQIQKLN; encoded by the coding sequence ATGATTTTAACGGTCTCGCTTAATCCTCTTCTCGAAAAAACTTTTTTTTATGATAAAGTTAATTACAACGATGTAAACAGGGCATCTTCAATTTTGTTGAGTGCGGGGGGAAAAGGAATTAATGTCTCGCGTCAGTTGAATCACCTTAGAGTTGATAATTTGGCAACTGGTTTTCTTGGCGGAGAGAATGGGAAAAGAATAAAAAGTATTCTTCATAAAGAAAACATTAAAAATTCATTCCATCGGATAAAATCAGAGACGAGGGAGGGGATTGTAATAGTTGACAGCAATAATGTACATACATCTTTCTTTGAACCTGATCCCTTTATTTCTAAAATCGAAGTTGATGAGTTTATCGGAAAGACAAAAAAGTCAATACTTAACTCCGAGATGATAATTATTTCTGGAAGTGCTCCAGAAAATCCGAACGGTGAAGATTGCTCAAGAATTTTTGCGGAATTAATTGCATTTGGAAATGAACTCGATAAATTTACGATTGTAGATACTTATGGAAAAAAGTTAAATCAGATCTATTCAAATCCTCCATTGGTAGCTCATGCAAATATTAAGGAAGTGGAGACTTCTTTAGGAATATCCATTTCAAATGAAGATGACATGATCAACTTTCTGAAATCTGATGTGATCGGCGGAATTAAAATTTATTTCTTAACCAATGGTGAGCAGCCATTTTTTGCTGTTAATCAAAAATATATTTATCGAATTGAACCATTGGAAGTCAATACTCTTAATTCAACCGGATCTGGTGATGCGTTTATGGCTGGATTAATTTTTGGGCTTCATCACAATCAACCGTTTGAAGATATATTGAGATTCGCGACCGTCTGCGGCTCGCTTAATGCGTCTATGATGGAAGTTTGTCGAGTACCTCTGGATGAGATAATGAGAGAACTTAATCAGGTTCAGATACAAAAATTGAATTGA
- a CDS encoding ribonuclease HII, with translation MRTYQRIEKKYFKAGYKLIAGTDEAGRGPLAGPVVAAAVVFPRKVWIDGINDSKKLSLSERLDLESKIKSKALAYSVQSVNHSTINEINILNASLLAMKKAIESLGVNPDIILVDGTKLFDSQVKAEAIIDGDNKCFSIAAASILAKNHRDRLMLEYADKFPIYNFEKNKGYPTKFHIEAILKYGPCEIHRKKFLTKIYERRIEQDSFKF, from the coding sequence ATGAGAACCTATCAGCGAATTGAAAAAAAATATTTCAAAGCCGGATACAAATTAATTGCCGGAACCGATGAAGCAGGCAGAGGTCCGCTTGCAGGCCCTGTCGTTGCCGCTGCCGTAGTTTTTCCAAGGAAAGTATGGATCGATGGAATCAACGATTCAAAAAAGCTGAGCTTATCGGAGCGGCTGGATCTTGAATCAAAAATAAAATCAAAAGCATTAGCATACTCTGTTCAGTCAGTTAATCATTCAACTATAAACGAGATAAATATTTTAAACGCTTCTCTATTGGCAATGAAAAAAGCTATCGAGTCTCTTGGTGTTAATCCGGATATAATTTTGGTTGACGGAACAAAACTATTCGATTCGCAAGTAAAGGCCGAAGCAATTATTGATGGAGATAATAAATGCTTTTCAATTGCTGCAGCATCTATTCTCGCCAAAAATCACCGCGATAGATTAATGTTGGAATATGCCGATAAATTTCCAATCTACAATTTTGAAAAGAACAAAGGTTATCCGACAAAGTTTCACATTGAAGCAATTCTGAAATATGGTCCATGCGAAATTCACCGAAAGAAATTTTTAACTAAAATTTATGAACGACGAATCGAACAAGACTCATTCAAATTCTAA
- a CDS encoding YraN family protein yields MNDESNKTHSNSKSVGKTGEDLAENILIEAGYKIIKRNFRFGHGEIDIVAMDGDCLVFVEVKSRRTLEYGEPEYSITQSKIKQLKRIAEAYYYINKIESQECRFDVITILGDLKNNPKINHIKNAFY; encoded by the coding sequence ATGAACGACGAATCGAACAAGACTCATTCAAATTCTAAATCAGTTGGAAAAACCGGTGAAGATTTAGCAGAGAATATTTTAATTGAAGCTGGTTATAAAATTATTAAAAGAAATTTCAGATTCGGACACGGTGAAATCGATATTGTTGCAATGGACGGGGACTGTTTAGTCTTTGTTGAAGTAAAGTCACGCCGAACACTTGAGTACGGTGAACCTGAATATTCAATCACTCAATCGAAAATTAAACAGCTAAAAAGAATCGCTGAAGCTTATTACTATATAAACAAAATCGAAAGTCAAGAGTGCAGATTCGATGTAATAACAATTCTCGGTGACTTGAAAAACAATCCTAAAATTAATCATATCAAGAACGCTTTTTACTAA
- a CDS encoding carbon starvation protein A, protein MNIAIVMIGSLIVLIVGYRTYGRFVAKKIGVDPDVPTPAVTKNDGIDYVPTKPLILFGHHFAAIAAAGPIVGPTLAILFGYLPAWLWIIVGVIFIGAVHDFTSLFVAMREGGKSIAEVAKRTLGKQGFLFYVSFAIILCLLVIAAFLQLTAVALTSSLPPDDVNLTAGESVLHTIEISGILNIQIGGVASASVIIMTVVAPLIGWMIYKKQINVVIVSIIAFTVAFASVVIGFYYPVTLDPKVWMIIISVYVFFASWIPVWLILQPRDFVNAQILYLGLASMVIGIIAAGFNGAVINVPVSNISGAMEMPNLGLIWPFLFVTIACGAASGAHGLICGGTSCKQISSEKHAKMIGYGGMLLEGLLAVCVTLIIAGGLDFEKYKSLVYPAENPLRGNPPLAFALGLGNILNYGIGLPTVYGTIWGILLLEGFLITTIDALVRLTRYLFEELWSTFFTNPPKILMSKAFNSLIVVSFMVLLAFTNAYASIWPVFGSANQLLAALTLIAVTAWLVQKAKNYWFTAIPAGFMVITTLFSLVILLERYISASNWTLTIADTLLLILAIGVVILSFKYFYNMRVKLSTEANKN, encoded by the coding sequence ATGAACATTGCGATTGTAATGATTGGCTCGTTAATCGTATTGATAGTCGGCTATAGAACTTATGGAAGATTCGTTGCGAAAAAAATCGGTGTTGATCCGGACGTCCCCACACCCGCCGTCACAAAAAATGATGGAATCGACTATGTACCAACAAAACCGCTAATACTATTCGGCCATCATTTTGCTGCGATTGCCGCAGCCGGTCCAATTGTCGGTCCGACTCTCGCAATTCTTTTCGGTTATCTTCCGGCTTGGTTGTGGATAATTGTCGGTGTAATTTTTATCGGTGCTGTTCATGATTTCACTTCTTTGTTTGTAGCGATGCGCGAAGGGGGAAAATCCATTGCGGAAGTTGCGAAGCGAACACTTGGCAAACAAGGATTTCTATTTTATGTTTCTTTTGCAATCATACTTTGTCTTTTGGTGATTGCTGCATTTCTACAGCTTACTGCAGTCGCTCTTACTTCAAGTCTTCCTCCCGATGATGTGAATTTAACTGCTGGTGAATCTGTACTGCATACAATTGAAATTAGTGGAATTTTAAATATTCAGATTGGCGGCGTTGCGTCTGCATCTGTAATTATTATGACAGTTGTTGCTCCATTAATCGGATGGATGATTTACAAAAAACAAATCAATGTAGTAATTGTCAGCATCATTGCATTCACGGTTGCTTTCGCATCTGTAGTAATTGGATTTTATTATCCGGTGACTCTCGATCCAAAAGTTTGGATGATCATTATTTCCGTTTATGTATTTTTTGCATCGTGGATTCCGGTTTGGCTCATTCTTCAGCCGAGAGATTTTGTGAACGCACAAATCTTATATCTCGGTTTGGCATCGATGGTGATTGGAATAATTGCTGCAGGATTTAACGGTGCAGTAATAAACGTTCCGGTATCAAATATTTCCGGCGCAATGGAGATGCCGAATCTTGGATTGATATGGCCATTCCTTTTTGTTACGATTGCGTGCGGTGCAGCTTCGGGTGCGCATGGTTTGATCTGCGGAGGAACTTCATGCAAGCAAATCTCAAGCGAGAAGCATGCAAAAATGATCGGCTACGGCGGAATGCTGCTCGAAGGATTACTCGCTGTTTGTGTAACACTTATTATCGCCGGCGGATTAGATTTTGAAAAATATAAATCGCTTGTTTACCCGGCTGAAAATCCTTTAAGAGGAAATCCACCGCTCGCTTTTGCACTTGGACTTGGGAATATTTTGAACTATGGAATCGGGCTTCCAACTGTCTATGGAACAATTTGGGGAATACTTTTACTCGAAGGATTTCTAATCACAACAATTGATGCACTAGTTCGGCTCACTCGCTATTTGTTTGAAGAATTGTGGAGTACGTTTTTTACAAATCCTCCAAAAATATTAATGAGCAAAGCTTTTAATAGTCTGATCGTAGTCTCTTTCATGGTGCTTTTGGCTTTCACAAATGCATATGCATCAATCTGGCCGGTTTTTGGTTCGGCCAATCAATTACTCGCTGCGTTGACTCTTATAGCTGTAACTGCCTGGCTTGTGCAGAAAGCGAAAAATTATTGGTTCACTGCCATTCCTGCTGGATTCATGGTGATAACAACTTTGTTTTCTCTCGTTATCTTGTTAGAGAGATATATCTCCGCTTCAAATTGGACGTTGACTATCGCTGATACTTTGCTTTTGATACTCGCAATTGGTGTAGTCATTCTTTCATTCAAGTATTTTTATAATATGCGTGTGAAGCTGAGCACCGAAGCAAATAAAAATTAG
- a CDS encoding ABC transporter permease: MTSQVFEFFEIIGGVTTFSVKFFASVFRPPYEITEVRKHMDELGVKTLALVSVTGLIIGLVLGMQSQPVMARFGAEMFLPGMIALSVVRELGPVITALIFAGRVGSGIGAELGSMRVTEQIDAMEVSAIDPFKYLVVTRVLACTLMLPLLTVYVDFIAILGGYISVIITQNLTFALYADLVIRTLKFSDILPGITKTFAFGFIVGIVGSYLGYYAKKGTEGVGKASTTAVVISSLLILLVDVIMVRITLFLFPE, encoded by the coding sequence CTGACCTCTCAAGTCTTTGAGTTTTTTGAGATCATTGGCGGAGTAACTACTTTTTCAGTCAAGTTTTTTGCAAGCGTCTTCCGTCCTCCGTATGAAATTACTGAAGTTCGTAAACACATGGATGAGCTCGGAGTGAAAACCCTTGCATTAGTCAGCGTCACTGGATTGATCATTGGATTAGTTTTAGGTATGCAGTCACAGCCGGTTATGGCAAGATTTGGTGCGGAGATGTTCCTTCCAGGAATGATTGCTCTTTCAGTTGTTCGCGAATTAGGTCCAGTGATCACAGCACTAATTTTTGCTGGAAGAGTTGGCTCCGGAATAGGTGCTGAGCTTGGCTCAATGCGTGTTACAGAACAAATCGATGCAATGGAAGTTTCTGCAATCGATCCATTTAAGTATTTAGTTGTAACTCGTGTTCTTGCCTGCACTTTGATGCTTCCGCTTCTGACTGTGTATGTAGATTTTATTGCAATACTTGGCGGATACATTTCAGTGATCATCACACAGAATTTAACATTTGCACTCTATGCTGATCTCGTGATTCGAACATTAAAATTCTCAGATATACTCCCGGGAATAACGAAAACTTTCGCTTTCGGATTTATAGTTGGGATTGTTGGATCATATCTCGGTTATTATGCAAAAAAGGGGACTGAAGGAGTCGGTAAAGCAAGTACAACCGCTGTGGTTATTTCTTCACTACTGATACTTTTGGTTGATGTAATTATGGTACGAATCACATTATTTCTTTTTCCGGAATGA
- a CDS encoding ABC transporter ATP-binding protein produces the protein MIKVSKLNISFGDNIILDDIDFEVPNGSTVVVLGRSGIGKSVLLKCLVKLIQPDSGFIEIDGKAVLNLKTRELNELRKEIGFLFQSAALYDSMSVEENLAFPLKKHTELSESEMRERIIEMLDMVGLKEALKKMPSELSGGMKKRIGLARSLILFPKIMLYDEPTTGLDPVTSKEITRLILEMQDRFKMTSIVVTHDMICAMSVADQILVLESGKFIFNGSTDDLVKSKNMFLQNFLSTKLEDNPKDASERR, from the coding sequence ATGATAAAAGTTTCAAAACTAAATATCAGCTTTGGTGATAATATTATTCTTGATGATATTGACTTCGAGGTTCCGAATGGTTCAACAGTTGTTGTACTTGGAAGAAGCGGGATTGGGAAAAGCGTTTTACTGAAGTGTCTCGTGAAATTAATTCAACCCGATTCCGGATTTATTGAGATTGACGGTAAGGCAGTTTTGAATTTGAAAACAAGAGAGCTGAACGAACTCAGAAAAGAAATCGGATTTCTATTTCAGAGCGCTGCACTTTATGATTCGATGAGTGTAGAAGAGAATCTCGCTTTCCCATTAAAAAAACATACGGAGTTGAGCGAAAGTGAAATGCGGGAAAGAATCATAGAAATGCTCGATATGGTTGGCCTGAAAGAAGCATTGAAAAAAATGCCATCTGAATTATCAGGTGGAATGAAAAAAAGAATTGGGCTCGCAAGATCGCTAATTCTTTTTCCAAAGATTATGCTGTATGACGAACCGACTACTGGATTAGATCCCGTTACTTCAAAAGAAATTACTCGTTTAATTCTTGAAATGCAGGACAGATTTAAGATGACAAGCATTGTTGTTACGCATGACATGATTTGTGCTATGAGCGTTGCCGATCAAATTCTAGTGCTCGAAAGTGGAAAGTTTATATTTAATGGCTCGACCGACGATTTGGTGAAATCAAAAAATATGTTTCTGCAAAACTTTTTATCCACGAAATTAGAAGATAATCCGAAGGATGCTTCGGAAAGGAGATGA
- a CDS encoding MCE family protein: MLRSFKGARLGIFTFLGTILLIIGIFVIGNKNLLFREAFDLKAYFPTVEGLRIGAPVRLTGIDVGAVKSIEFIADTVNKILVTMRINSDVQQFIKKDSKASIETEGLVGNKVLIISGGSAEVPNVENGDFLSVKMPLSYAEIIEETQGILSYIKDITREFATILKKVNEGEGTVGQLINDKKLYRSIDQATQTANNTMLGLTGSLEDVTGVVTELGKSVVVVMSGVDSVVKKIDNLVIRVDKGEGVLGALISDKSGYDSVKAIINNLITTSNEARLGAERFAENMEALKHNWLFKGYFEKRGYWERAEYERELGQKLEEIKTQQKELEKRINELRELEKRVDEVKK; encoded by the coding sequence ATGTTAAGATCATTTAAAGGTGCACGACTTGGAATTTTTACTTTTTTAGGAACAATTTTATTAATTATTGGAATTTTTGTAATTGGTAATAAGAATCTTCTTTTTAGAGAAGCCTTCGATCTTAAAGCGTACTTTCCAACAGTCGAGGGTTTACGAATTGGCGCTCCTGTGCGATTGACTGGAATTGATGTGGGTGCTGTGAAGTCGATTGAATTCATTGCAGATACTGTAAATAAAATTTTAGTTACGATGAGAATCAATTCAGATGTACAGCAATTTATTAAGAAAGATTCAAAGGCAAGCATTGAAACCGAAGGATTAGTTGGAAATAAAGTTCTTATAATCAGCGGAGGTTCTGCTGAAGTTCCGAATGTAGAGAATGGAGATTTCCTTTCAGTTAAGATGCCGCTCAGTTACGCTGAAATAATTGAAGAAACGCAAGGAATATTAAGTTATATAAAAGATATTACTCGTGAGTTCGCAACGATTTTGAAAAAAGTAAATGAAGGTGAGGGGACTGTAGGTCAGCTTATTAATGATAAAAAACTTTATCGGAGTATAGACCAAGCTACGCAAACTGCTAATAACACAATGCTCGGATTAACCGGCAGTCTTGAGGATGTGACTGGTGTTGTTACCGAGCTCGGAAAATCTGTTGTGGTTGTAATGTCGGGAGTTGATTCAGTCGTAAAAAAAATTGATAACTTAGTCATTAGAGTTGATAAAGGTGAAGGTGTGCTTGGTGCATTGATTAGCGATAAAAGCGGATATGACTCAGTCAAAGCAATCATTAATAATTTGATTACCACATCCAACGAAGCAAGACTTGGTGCAGAACGTTTCGCTGAAAACATGGAGGCGTTAAAGCACAATTGGTTGTTCAAGGGATATTTTGAAAAACGCGGTTATTGGGAACGTGCTGAGTATGAACGAGAGCTCGGTCAAAAACTTGAAGAAATCAAAACACAACAAAAAGAACTTGAGAAACGAATTAACGAATTGAGAGAGTTAGAGAAAAGAGTTGATGAGGTGAAGAAGTAA